The window TGGCGGATCTTGTCCTGCGTCATCAGCTCGTCGTAGAACGGGATGATCGCACCGCCCGGGAGCCCGAAGACGTCCTTGACGCCGAGGTGCTCGAGCGTGCGGAGGACCGCCCCCGATCCGGTGAGGATCTCGGGCGAGGACTCCGCGCTGGGCGGTGACTTCTTGGTTGGCACGGGGAAGGCGTCCGTGGACATGGTGGTTTCCTCAGTCAGAGTGCACGGTAGATGGATGCGCGGGTCACCCCGTGATCGCGCCCTCCGCAGCGGAGTGCACGAGCTTGGAGTACTTCGCGAGAACGCCACGGGTATAGCGCGGAGGAAGTGGAGCCCAGCCGTCTCGGCGGGCTGCAAGCTCATCTGGCTCGACAAGTAGGTCGAGCGAGCGAGCGGCGATATCGACCCGTATTAGATCACCATCGCGCACGAAGGCGATCGGACCTGCGTCGACCGCTTCGGGTGCTATGTGGCCGATGCACAGGCCGGTTGTGCCGCCTGAGAATCGTCCGTCTGTCAAGAGTAGTACATCTTTGCCGAGCCCCGCGCCCTTGATGGCCGCGGTGATGGCCAGCATCTCGCGCATGCCAGGGCCGCCCTTCGGGCCCTCGTAGCGGATGACCACCACGTCGCCGGCGTTGATGCGGCCCTCGGTCAGCGCGTCCATCGCCGCGCGCTCGCGCTCGAACACGCGGGCCGGGCCCTCGAAGACGTCGGCGTCGAAGCCCGCCGACTTCACCACGGCGCCGTCGGGGGCGAACGAGCCCTGCAGCACGGTGAGGCCGCCCGACTTGTGGATGGGGTTCGACAGGGGGCGGAGCACCTCGCCGTCGAGCGGCGCGATGTCCATCTCGGCGAGGTTCTCCTCGATGGTCTTGCCGGTGACGGTCATCGCGTCGCCGTGCAGCAGGCCCTCGTCGAGCAGCGCCTTCATCACGGCCGGCACGCCGCCGTGGCGGTCGACGTCGTTCATCACGAAGCGGCCGAAGGGCTTGAGGTCGCCGATGTGCGGCACCTTGTCGCCCACGCGGTTGAAGTCGGCCAGCGTGAGGTCGACCTCGGCCTCGGCGGCGATGGCCAGGAGGTGCAGCACGAGGTTGGTCGAGCCGCCGAAGGCCATGCCCACGGCGATCGCGTTCTCGAGCGACTTCTTGGTGATGACGTCGCGGGCGGTGAGGCCGAGGCGCAGCATGTTCACGACGGCCTCGCCCGAGCGGTGCGCGAAGTAGTCGCGGCGGCGGTCGGCGGCGGCCGGCGAGGCGGAGCCGGGCAGGCTCATGCCCATCGCCTCGGCCGCGCTCGCCATGGTGTTGGCGGTGTACATACCGCCGCACGAGCCCTCGCCGGGCGCGAAGGCGCACTCGATGCGGTGCGCGTCCTCCATCGACATGCGGCCGGCGCGCACGGCGCCGACGGCCTCGAAGGAGTCGATGATCGTGATGTCCTTCTCGGTGCCGTCGGAGAGCTTCACCCAGCCGGGTGCGATCGATCCGGCGTAGAGGAAGACGGAGGCGAGGTCGAGTCGCGCGGCCGCCATCAGCATGCCCGGCAGCGACTTGTCGCAGCCCGCGAGCAGCACCGAGCCGTCGAGGCGCTCGGCCATCATGACGGTCTCGACCGAGTCGGCGATGACCTCGCGGGAGACGAGGGAGAAGTGCATCCCCTCGTGCCCCATCGAGATGCCGTCGCTGACCGAGATGGTGCCGAACTGCAGGGGGTACCCGCCGCCGGCGTGCACACCCTCCTTCGAGGCGCGGGCGAGACGCTCGAGCGAGAGGTTGCAGGGCGTGATCTCGTTCCACGAGCTCGCGATGCCGATCTGGGGCTTCTCCCAGTCGCCGTCGCCCATGCCGACGCCGCGCAGCATGCCGCGCGAGGTGAGGGCTTCGATCCCATCGGTGACGGTGCGGCTGCGAGGCTTCATGTCTATTTCGGGCATGTTACGTAGTTTAGAACCGCCGAACGGATGCTCATGCACCCGGTGCCGTGTGGGTGACGAATCGGCGTCCCCAGCCGATTGTGCAGGAGTGGTCAGACCCGTCCGCGCCGGAGCTGCCCCAGCTCGGCGAGAACCGCCGCCATCTCGGCCGGACCGGCCACGCGACAGCCCGCGCGGGTCTCCCCCGGGCCCACCTTCACGCCCAGGTCGTCACCGCCGAGCGCCCCGAAGCCGTCCTCGTCGGTGACGTCGTCGCCGGCGAACAGCACGGCCGTGGCGCCGGTCTGCTCGCGCAGCCGGTCGATCGCGTCGCCCTTCGTGGTGCCGCGCACCGAGAACTCGAGGACGTCCTGGCCGCGGCGCACCGTGATGCCCCGCTCCTCGGCATCGGCCGCGGCGAGCGCCTGCTCCTCCGCCGCTGCAGTCGCGTCGGCGTCGGCGAGCCGCGTGTGCATGGCGAATCCGGCCGGCTTCTCCTCGATCCAGACCCCGTCGAGCGGCCCGGCGATGCCCGCGAGCAAGGGCTCGAGGCGGTCGCGCTCGGCCTGCTCGGCGTCGCTCAGGTCGAGCGTCACCCGACCCTCCGTGCGCACCTCGACGCCGTGCGATCCGGCGAGCAGGGCGTGGTCAGGAAGGTCGCTGACCGCGGCGAGGCTCTCCATCGCGCGGCCCGAGACGTAGGCGACGTGGGTGGCGGGGAGGTCGAGCAGCGCCAGCACGGCGTCGCGAGCCTCGGGGAGGGCTCGCGCATCCGCCGGCACGTCGACGATGGGGGCGAGGGTGCCGTCGAAGTCGAGGGCGATCAGGAGCACGGGGGTCGCGGCCAGGCGCTGCAGGGCCTCGGCCGTGGGTGCGCCGGTCACTCGCCGACCTCGTCGACGTCCACATCGGCCTCGGCCTCGACATCCGCATCGACCACCGGCGCGGCCGCCGCCTTGTTCGCCTTCGGCAGCGCCAGACCGTCGGAGGGCGTGGTGAGCGTGGCGAGGAACGACGACGACCACCGCGCCACGTCGTTCTCCTGCACGCGCTTGCGCATGGCGCGCATCCGTCTCGCCCGCTCGGCCTTGGGCATGGCGATCGCCTTGAGAATGGCCTCCTTGAGGCCTTCGATGTCGTGCGGATTGACCCGGAGGGCGGTGCGCAGCTCGTCGCTCGCGCCGGCGAACTCGCTCAGCACGAGCACGCCGTCGTTGTCGAAGCGGGAGGCGACGTACTCCTTGGCGACGAGGTTCATGCCGTCGCGGAGCGCGGTGACGAGCATCACGTCGGCGGCGAGGTAGAGGGCCACCATCTCCTCCCGCGGGTAGCCGTGGTGCAGGTAGCTGATGGCCGTGTGGCTGATGGTGCCGAAGTCGCCGTTGATGCGGCCGACCGTGAGCTCGATCTCGTCGCGGAGGTTCTGGTACGCGGTCACCCGCTCGCGGCTCGGGCTCGCGACCTGCACGAGAGTGACGTCCTCGACCTCGACGGTGCCGTCGGCCAGGAGCTCGCCGAACGCTTTCAGGCGGTGGCCGATGCCTTTGGTGTAGTCGAGGCGGTCGACGCCGAGCATCACGACCTTCGGATTGCCGAGACCCTCGCGGATCTCGCGTGCACGCTCCTGGATGTCGGGGCGGCGGGCGAGCTCCTCGTAGCGAGCGGCGTCGATCGAGATCGGGAAGGCCTTCGCCACGACGGTGCGCACGAGCTTGTCGTCGCGCACCCGGGAGATCCGGTGCTTCGCGCTCTTCACCTCGGCCTCGGCCTCGACCGGCACGTCGATGACGGTGCCCTTGGTCTGGTGCCCGAGCAGGCGTCGCACGGCCCTCGTGAAGTTGCCGGCATCCGCGGTGCGCTGGAAGCCGATGACGTCGGCGCCGAGCAGACCCTCGATGATCTGGGTGCGCCAGGGCAGCTGCGAGTAGATCCCGTATGCCGGGAACGGAATGTGGTTGAAGAAGCCGATCGTGAGGTCGGGCCGCTGCTCGCGGAGCATCTTCGGCACCAGCTGCAGCTGGTAGTCCTGCACCCAGACGGTGCCGCCCTCGGAGGTGACGGCGGCCGCGCGGTCGGCGAAGCGCTGGTTGACGGTGACGTAGCTCTCCCACCACTCGCGGTGGTAGGCCGGGGGCGCGATGACGTCGTGGTAGAGCGGCCAGAGCGTGTCGTTCGAGAAGCCCTCGTAGTAGAGCTCGACGTCGTCGGCGGTGAGCGTGACCGGGATGAGGTGGATGCCGTCGTGCTCGAAGGGCTCGGTCTCGTCGTCGGCCGAGCCGGTCCAGCCGATCCAGGCCCCGTCGGCCTCGCGCATCACCGGTTCGAGCGCCGTGACGAGGCCGCCCGGCGAGGTGCGGAACGAGAGGGTGCCGTCGGCGTGCACCTGCCGGTCGACCGGCAGCCGGTTCGAGACTACGACGAAGGGGAAGCCGGCGGGGCTTTCGGCGGAGGTTTCTGTCGAGGAAGGCATGTGTCCGTTCAGCGAGTCCGGGAGGCGAGCGGATCCGCACGGATCCGGGCCGGATCTCCTTCGGCCACCGTACCAGAGGCACCTCGGGGCGGCCCGGGGTAGCGTAGGCAGCACGACGTCCGAGAACGGGGAGACCGTGCGCAAATTCATCCTGAACAGCAGCATCATCAGTTCGATCATCGGTGGCTTCTCGGTGATCCAGACCACCCGCAAGGGGCCGCGCGACTGGCGGCTGATCCTGATGTGGCTGAGCTGGGGCATCACCCTCGCCCTCGCGGTCGGCAGCGTGCTGCAGAGCGACGAGGACGCCCGAGAGCTCGAGGGCCGCTGAGATGACCTACGGGCCGGGCGGGGGCGTGCTCACGGTTCTGCTGCACGTGATCGGCAGCGTGTTCTCGCTGGTCGCGGGGGCGATCGCGTTCCTGCTCGTGCTGGCGCTGATCGTGCTGCTGGTGCGGTTCCTCTGGTTCGGCACCCGGGCGGCGCAGGTGTATCTGGCGAAGAACGGGGAGTCGCCGCGGTTCACGTGGCCGGTGTCGCGGATCGGCGGGCCGGAGGCTCCGGCCGCGACACCGGCTTCGGCCGACACCACGGCCGAGGCTCCTGCTCCGGGCGACGACGACCTCACGCAGACCCGCCCCTACGAGACACCGGATGCCCCCGACGCACCCATGGCACCCAAGACGCCGCGCAAGCCGATGACGCCGCCCAGCGCATCCTGAAGCCGGCTCGTCGGGGCAGGTCTACCGCTCGTCGGGGTCGACGTGGGCGGTCTGGATGGGCCCGGTGAACAGGCTCGCCCGGCCCTCGGCGCCCACATCTCCGTGGAAGAGGCCTGACGCCTCCTGGCCGCGCTTCGCGCCCGGGGCCGGCCTGCGGCTGATGTCGGGCTCCTCGTCGACCATCCGCACGCGGCTCTTCGGCAGCGACTGCGGGCTCTCCCGGTGCAGCCACACGATCATCTCCTCGCGCACGAAGCAGCGCAGGTCGAACAGCGTGGGCGCATCGACGGCCGTCACGAGGATGCGGATGCGCACGTAGCCGCCCACCGCATCCGTCACCTGGAGCACCGAGACCCGCTTGTCCCAGAGGTCGGTGCGCGCGAGGATGCGGTCGAGCTCCTCCCGCATCTCGTGCGGCGTGACCCGCCAGTCGAGGTCGAACTCGACGGCGCCGAGGAGCTCGGAGGTGCGCCTGGTCCAGTTCTGGAAGGGCTGCGAGGTGAAGTAGGTGCTCGGCAGCACGAGGCGCCGGTCGTCCCAGAGGTGCACGACCACGTAGGTCAACGTGATCTCCTCGATGCGGCCCCACTCCTCTTCGACGATCACGACGTCGTCGACCCGCACCGCGTCGCTGAAGGCGATCTGCATGCCCGCGAACACGTTCGACAGCGTCGACTGCGCGGCGAGGCCCGCGATGATCGAGACCAGCCCGGCTGAGGCGAGCACGCTCGTGCCCACGGCCTGCGCGCCCGGGAAGGTGAGCAGGATGGCGCCGATCGCGAGCACGATCACCACCGCCATACCGAGCCGGCGGAGGATCAGCACCTGCGTGCGCAGCCGCCGCGCGATGCGGTTGTCGGGCCGGTCGATCGTGTAGCGGGCGAGTGCGACGTCCTCGAGGAACATCGCGAGCATGCAGACGAGCCAGGCGCCGAGGGCGATCGTGGCGATCAGGAAGAGCTGGTCGACCACCGGCTGGTAGTCGCCGACCGGGATGGTGAGGTCGACGCCGATCCAGAGCAGCACCACGAGCAGGAAGATGCGGAACGGGATGCGCGCCCGGCGCACCAGCGCGTTCGGCCACCTCCGGCGGCGACCGGCGGCGCGCACGATCAGCGCGACGAGGGCCGTCACGACGAGCGCCGCGACGAGGGCGGAGACGGTCGCGACGGCGAAGGCGGTCCAGGTTCGTTCGATGGCCATGAATTCCAGCCTAATCAGGGCATCGGCGCCCTGCGTGCGGCGTGTCGAATGGCACCTCGGATGCCCAGCCCGCACACTGTTCACACAAGGGTGGCGCGAAGGGAGTTGCGATGATCGGCTGGAGGCGTCGCGCGAAGGCTCAGCGCGAGAGTGTTGTGAGTCAGGAACGCCTCTACGAGCTCGTCAACCAGACCCTGATGGAGAACTTCGGCCCGCTGGGATCGTTCGCGATCACGCGCCGCAGCTCGTCCGACACCGACGACATCTTCCACACCGCGCTCGCCCGCTCGGTCGCCCGCGACATCGTCGCGACGCTCGCCGAGCACGGCATCTCGGTCAAGACCACGACCGCGGTCGCCGCCCCGGCACCCGTCGCCGCTCCCGTGTTCACCCCCCGCGCTCGTATCGCACAGCCGGTGCGGCCGGCGCTCGCGCCCGTCGATCGCGTCGAGGTCGACCGTCGGCTCGCCGGCATGGTCGCGTCGGTGGGTGCGGTTCAGGATGCTCCGACGCTCGACCCGCGCGACGACGACGCCCTGCGCGCCCTCGTGGCGCACCACGCCGAGGTCGAGGCGGCTGCGGCGGCGAAGCGGCTGACCGCCGGAGCGCGCACGACGGCGTAGCGGTCTGACCCGCCTCAGCCCAGCGGCGCCCAGCTGCTCGGGCCCTCGCTGCCCGCGGGGTACTCGTCGAGCGGCACCGCGTCGCTCTTCCACGCCGCGATGACCGGCGCCAGGATGCGCCAGCCCTCGACCGCGGAGTCACCCCGCACCCCGAGGGTGGGGTCGCCGTCGAGGATGCCCGCCAGCACCTCGCGGTAGGCCAGCAGCTGCCCGTCGCCGAACGTGGCCTCGAGGCTCGCGCGCTCGAGCTCGTAGGGGTCGCCGGGGCCGTTGATGTCGATCTCGAGCGACATCGCGTCGGGCGCCAGGAAGATCCGCAGCACCGTCGGACGGCTCTCCCCCGTCAGCCCGACCGGCACCTGCTGGGCCGGCTTGAAGGTGATCACGATCTGACGCCGGCGCTCTCCGATGGCCTTGCCGGAGCGGAGGGTGATCGGAACGCCCTTCCAGCGCCAGGTCTGCACCTCGAGGGTGACCTCGGCGAGCGTCTCGGTCTCGCGCGCCGGGTCGACGCCCTTCTCGTCGGCGTAGCTCGGCAGCTCGCGGCCGTCGATGGTGCCGGCGGTGTAGCGCGCACGGCGGCTGGACTCCTCGGGGTCGTCGCCCCAGACGTGGGTGGCCCGGAGCACGAGCTCCTTGGCGTCGCGGAGGTCGTCCTGCCCGAGCGTCGACGGCGGTTCCATGGCGAGCACCGCCATGACCTGCAGCAGGTGGCTCTGGATCATGTCGACCAGGGCGCCCGCGGTGTCGTAGTAGCCCGCGCGGCCCTCGAGGGCGAGCTGCTCGTCGTAGACGACGTCGATCTTCGCGATGTGCTCGGAGTTCCAGAGCGGCTCGAAGATGCGGTTGGCGAAACGGAGCCCCAGGATGTTGAACACCGTGGACCGGCCGAGGAAGTGGTCGACCCGGTGCACCTGGTTCTCGGGCACCAGCTTCGCGAGCTCGCCGTTCAGCGCTTCGGCGGTCTCGACGTCCATGCCGAAGGGCTTCTCGAGCGCGAGGGTGAGCCCGTCGGGGATGTCGACGCCCTGCAGCGTGGTGACGACCTTCGCGGCCACCGCGGGCGGGAGGGCGAAGTAGATGGCCGGGGTGCCGGTCGCCATGCCGAGCAGCTTCGTGAGCTCTCCGGCGTCGGTGACGTCGGCCTTGACGTACCGGGTGCCGGCGAGCAGCTTCTCGACGGCGGAGCCCTTCGCGTCGACCTGGGCGAAGGAGTCGGTGACGACCTTCCGCCACTCCTCGTCGCTCCACTCGGCGCCGCCGGCCCCGATCAGGGTGAGCGTGCGGTCGGGCTGAGCCGTGAGCAGCTGGGCGAGCCCGGGGAGCAGGAGGCGGGCGGTGAGGTCTCCGCTGGCGCCGAAGATCAGGAGCGTGTCGACACGTTGCGTCATGGCTCTCACAGTATCGCCCCGCCTCTTTCCCGCAACGCCCTCCCCGCACACCCACGGCAATACCCGGATCCGCCGCCCGACCGGCCACGCGGCCCGCGCGGGCCGCGTGGCTGTCGCGGAGGATGACGGGCGGAGGCGACCACCCGAAGGCCGCCCCCACCCGTCGGTCATCGCGCGATCGCCCACCACCCCGAGCTGACGATTGAACGGGGCTACGCCGACGTCTGCCGGCGACGACCGCGCCGGTGATGACCCGGCGTGATGCCTCTGCCATTCTCGGCGGCGATCCGGTCGGGGTGTGATGAGTAATCCCTACTCCACTTCGCGACCCGTCCCGCCCGCGCCCGCCCTCACTCCCCCGTCAGCGAGTACTCCTCGTACGGGTTCTCCAGCTGCAGCGCGCTCAGCTCGGCGGCGAGTTCCCGCCGGCTCGCGATGCCCAGCTTCTTGTAGATGCGCGCGAGGTGGTTGTCGACCGTCCGCACGGAGATCCCGTACTCGGCGGCCAGCTCGGCGCTGGTGCGGTGCGACGCCGCTCCCGAGGCCAGCTGCCACTCCCGATCGGTCAGGGGCATGACCCGCGGATGCGTCTGCCGCCGCCGGTGCGCCATCGCCACCCCCGCCCGCACCGTCCACGAGTCGGCCAGCCGGTGCGCCCGCGAGGCGCGCACGAGGTCGCCGTCGGAGTGGTCCGCCGCCCACCGCGCGGCGTCGATCGCCGGGCCGAGCAGCCCGGCCTCGGCGAGCTCCTTCGCGATCGGCAGCACGTCGTTCCGGGCGATCACGGCCCGGGCGTGCGACTCGCAGATCGGGAACGCGCTGCGGGCGGCGATCAGGTGCGGCAGCATCACGGTCGCCCCCACCACCGGCTCGATGCGCACGGCCTCGTAGGCCACGAGCGCCGCCAGGTACCGCTGCCCGCCGTCGGCGGCCTTGTGCAGGGCGGGCCCGAGGCTCCGGATGGCGAACCCCGGCCGCCCCGCCGACGCCGACACCCAGGCGCGAGCCAGCGACGCGTACAGCTCGACCTTGGGGTCGCGCACCTCGGCCGGCGTGAGCTGATCGAGCCAGCTGCGCGCGATCGCGAACCGCCCCGTGCGCGCGGCGACCGCCGCCGACAGGGCGTCGGCGGTGGGGAGGAGGCCGGCGATGTCCCGCCAGACCAGGTCGCGACGCCCCTCCTGGATGTACTTCCAGGC of the Herbiconiux flava genome contains:
- a CDS encoding mechanosensitive ion channel family protein, producing the protein MAIERTWTAFAVATVSALVAALVVTALVALIVRAAGRRRRWPNALVRRARIPFRIFLLVVLLWIGVDLTIPVGDYQPVVDQLFLIATIALGAWLVCMLAMFLEDVALARYTIDRPDNRIARRLRTQVLILRRLGMAVVIVLAIGAILLTFPGAQAVGTSVLASAGLVSIIAGLAAQSTLSNVFAGMQIAFSDAVRVDDVVIVEEEWGRIEEITLTYVVVHLWDDRRLVLPSTYFTSQPFQNWTRRTSELLGAVEFDLDWRVTPHEMREELDRILARTDLWDKRVSVLQVTDAVGGYVRIRILVTAVDAPTLFDLRCFVREEMIVWLHRESPQSLPKSRVRMVDEEPDISRRPAPGAKRGQEASGLFHGDVGAEGRASLFTGPIQTAHVDPDER
- a CDS encoding glucose-6-phosphate dehydrogenase; this encodes MTQRVDTLLIFGASGDLTARLLLPGLAQLLTAQPDRTLTLIGAGGAEWSDEEWRKVVTDSFAQVDAKGSAVEKLLAGTRYVKADVTDAGELTKLLGMATGTPAIYFALPPAVAAKVVTTLQGVDIPDGLTLALEKPFGMDVETAEALNGELAKLVPENQVHRVDHFLGRSTVFNILGLRFANRIFEPLWNSEHIAKIDVVYDEQLALEGRAGYYDTAGALVDMIQSHLLQVMAVLAMEPPSTLGQDDLRDAKELVLRATHVWGDDPEESSRRARYTAGTIDGRELPSYADEKGVDPARETETLAEVTLEVQTWRWKGVPITLRSGKAIGERRRQIVITFKPAQQVPVGLTGESRPTVLRIFLAPDAMSLEIDINGPGDPYELERASLEATFGDGQLLAYREVLAGILDGDPTLGVRGDSAVEGWRILAPVIAAWKSDAVPLDEYPAGSEGPSSWAPLG
- the ilvD gene encoding dihydroxy-acid dehydratase; translation: MPEIDMKPRSRTVTDGIEALTSRGMLRGVGMGDGDWEKPQIGIASSWNEITPCNLSLERLARASKEGVHAGGGYPLQFGTISVSDGISMGHEGMHFSLVSREVIADSVETVMMAERLDGSVLLAGCDKSLPGMLMAAARLDLASVFLYAGSIAPGWVKLSDGTEKDITIIDSFEAVGAVRAGRMSMEDAHRIECAFAPGEGSCGGMYTANTMASAAEAMGMSLPGSASPAAADRRRDYFAHRSGEAVVNMLRLGLTARDVITKKSLENAIAVGMAFGGSTNLVLHLLAIAAEAEVDLTLADFNRVGDKVPHIGDLKPFGRFVMNDVDRHGGVPAVMKALLDEGLLHGDAMTVTGKTIEENLAEMDIAPLDGEVLRPLSNPIHKSGGLTVLQGSFAPDGAVVKSAGFDADVFEGPARVFERERAAMDALTEGRINAGDVVVIRYEGPKGGPGMREMLAITAAIKGAGLGKDVLLLTDGRFSGGTTGLCIGHIAPEAVDAGPIAFVRDGDLIRVDIAARSLDLLVEPDELAARRDGWAPLPPRYTRGVLAKYSKLVHSAAEGAITG
- the otsA gene encoding alpha,alpha-trehalose-phosphate synthase (UDP-forming), giving the protein MPSSTETSAESPAGFPFVVVSNRLPVDRQVHADGTLSFRTSPGGLVTALEPVMREADGAWIGWTGSADDETEPFEHDGIHLIPVTLTADDVELYYEGFSNDTLWPLYHDVIAPPAYHREWWESYVTVNQRFADRAAAVTSEGGTVWVQDYQLQLVPKMLREQRPDLTIGFFNHIPFPAYGIYSQLPWRTQIIEGLLGADVIGFQRTADAGNFTRAVRRLLGHQTKGTVIDVPVEAEAEVKSAKHRISRVRDDKLVRTVVAKAFPISIDAARYEELARRPDIQERAREIREGLGNPKVVMLGVDRLDYTKGIGHRLKAFGELLADGTVEVEDVTLVQVASPSRERVTAYQNLRDEIELTVGRINGDFGTISHTAISYLHHGYPREEMVALYLAADVMLVTALRDGMNLVAKEYVASRFDNDGVLVLSEFAGASDELRTALRVNPHDIEGLKEAILKAIAMPKAERARRMRAMRKRVQENDVARWSSSFLATLTTPSDGLALPKANKAAAAPVVDADVEAEADVDVDEVGE
- the otsB gene encoding trehalose-phosphatase; amino-acid sequence: MTGAPTAEALQRLAATPVLLIALDFDGTLAPIVDVPADARALPEARDAVLALLDLPATHVAYVSGRAMESLAAVSDLPDHALLAGSHGVEVRTEGRVTLDLSDAEQAERDRLEPLLAGIAGPLDGVWIEEKPAGFAMHTRLADADATAAAEEQALAAADAEERGITVRRGQDVLEFSVRGTTKGDAIDRLREQTGATAVLFAGDDVTDEDGFGALGGDDLGVKVGPGETRAGCRVAGPAEMAAVLAELGQLRRGRV